DNA from Pseudomonas mendocina:
GACGTGGTCGTGGCCGACGATGCCGATTCCCGTGGTGACCTGTGGCGTTTGCAGCCCTGGGTGCCGATCCCGCGGGCCTCCGAAGTACGCCCCGAGTCTTACCTGGCACTGGCGGCCAAGGCCGATGCACTGGCCGGCAAGCGCCTGGGCGTGCCGCGCATGTTCATCAACAAGGACGAAGAGGCCGGTACCAGCGAAGCACCGGGTATCGGCGGGCCGACCGGCCAGCGCATTCACACCCGGCCGACGGTGATCGCCCTGTGGGAGGCCGCGCGCCAGGCGCTGGAAGCGGCCGGTGCCGAAGTAGTGGAGGTGGACTTCCCGCTGGTGTCCAACTGCGAGGGCGATCGCCCCGGCGCTCCGACCGTGTTCAATCGCGGCATCGTCACGCCCGAGTTCCTGCATGACGAACTGTGGGAACTGAGCGGTTGGGCCTTCGATGACTTCCTGCGTGCCAACGGCGACCCCAAGCTCAATCGCCTGGCCGACGTGGATGGCCCGCAGATCTTCCCGCACGACCCCGGCACGCTGCCGAACCGTGAGGGCGATCTGGCGGCGGGCATGGACGAATACGTCAACATGGCCAAGCGTGGCATCAAGCCCTGGGATCAGATCGCTACGCTGCCCGACGGCCTGCGCGGCCTGGAGCAGATTCGCAAGATCGATCTGGAAGACTGGATGGATCGGTTGGGGCTGGATGCGGTGCTGTTCCCCACCGTGGCCGACGTGGGCCCAGCTGATGCCGATGTGAACCCGGCTTCCGCCGATATCGCCTGGAGCAACGGCGTGTGGGTGGCCAACGGCAATCTGGCGATCCGTCACCAGGGCGTGCCGACCGTCACCGTGCCGATGGGGGTGATGGCCGATATCGGAATGCCGGTGGGCCTGACCTTCGCGGGGCGTGCCTACGATGATTCGGCGTTGCTGCAACTGGCAGCGGCGTATGAGTCGACCGGCAACAAGCGTCAGGTACCGCCGCGTACGCCGCCGTTGGGGTGAGTCTCCGTCCCCGTGGGAGGGGCTTTAGCCGCGACTGCTTTCGAAAATGTCGCCGTTAAAGCGCCTCCCACGGTTTATGGCTCTCTACATCTCTGTACGTAGGGTGAGTGCAACCCGCCGCGATGGTAATGGCGGGTTGCACCCGCCCTACGAATGAATCGCCCTAAGTTACTCTCGTAGATCCACTGCCGGTGCGCCCTGGCCGTCGAACAGCTGGCCTGGGGTGCTGGGCAGGATGCTGGGGCGGCCATTTGTGCCGTCGCCGAGGATGCGGATATCGCTGTACTTCTTGCCCGATAGCGCGGCCAAGCCGGCGCCGTCGCGTACCACGGTGGGCCGCAGGAAGACCATCAGGTTGCGCTTGATGTGCGAGTCGCGGGTGGAGCGGAACAGGCCGCCAATCAGAGGAATGTCACCGAGCAGCGGTACCTTGGAGGTGGCCTGGGTGACGTCGTCCTGAATCAGCCCGCCGAGCACGATCACCTGGCCGTCATCGGCGAGGATGGTGCTCTTGATCGAGCGTTTGTTGGTCACCAGGTCGACCGCCTGGGCGTTGAGCCCGGTACTGGGGGCTATGGAGGAGATCTCCTGCTCGATCTCCAGGCGCAGGGTGGCGCCTTCGTTGATGCTTGGCGTGACCTTGAGGGTGACGCCGATGTCCTTGCGCTCGATGGTGGTGAAGGGGTTGCCGGCGCCCGAGGCGTCGGTGGTGTAGGAGCCGGTCTGGAAGGGCACGTTCTGCCCGACGAGGATTTCCGCCTTCTGGTTGTCCAGGGTGAGCAGGCTCGGTGTGGACAGCAGGTTGCTCTTGCTGTTGGCCGACAGTGCGGTGATCAGCGCGCCGAAGCGATCGCTGCCGACGCCGATGATGGCGCCGTCGGGCAGTGTGGTGTTCTCCGGCACTTCGCCGCTTTGCAGAATCTGCAGCACGGTGCCGACCGACAGACCAGTGCCGCCGAAATTCACTCCGCCCAGGCCGCCGGTGCTGCCACGGGCGTCCACTGCCCACTGCACGCCGACAGCGTCGGTGATGTCGCCGGAAATCTCCACGATGGCCGCCTCGACCATCACCTGGGCGCGTGGCACGTCGAGTTGGCGCACGATGTCCTCGAGGGTGGCGACCAGATCCGGCTCGGCCAGCAGCACCAGGGCATTGAGGCTCTCGTCGGCGCGGATGAGGATGTTCGATTGCTTGCCGGTGGTTTCGCCAGTTTGCTGGTTCTTCAGGCCTTCGGAGATTTCCCCGAGGGTTTCGGCCAGGGATTTGGCGTTGTTGTGGCGCAGGCGAATTACCCGGGTGTTGGCCGAGCGGCTGGTGGGGCTGTCCAGCGAGCGGGCGAGGTCGGCCAGTTTGGCACGGGCATCCGGCGGGCCGAGCAGGATCAGGCGGTTGGTGCGCGCGTCGGCCACCACCTGGGTGGCGCTGGTGCCCTTGGCCTGGCCGCGAGCGATGGCGGTGTTGAGCACCTCGGCGGCGTCCATCACCCAGGCGTGTTGCAGGGTGACTACGCTGAAGTCCTGCGCGCCGCTCTGATCGAGCTGGCGCATCAGGTCTTCGATGCGTTCGATGTTGGCGCTGCGGTCACTGATGATCAGTGCGTTGGACGAGGTGACGGCTGCCAGGTGGCCGTATTGCGGCACCAGTGGACGGATCAGCGGAATCAGCTCGGCAACCGGCGCGTGCTGCACCTGGATCAGGCGGGTTTCCAGGCGATCCGGTGCGGGCCGGCCGGCGTCGGCTTCGGCCTTGGCCTCGGCGTTGGGCACGATGCGCGCCTGGTCGCCCTGGGTCAGTACGCTGAAACCATGGGTGGCCATCACCGAAAGGAACAACTGGTAGACCTCGGACAGGCCCAGCGGTGTGCTCGATACCACGTTGACCTGGCCCTTCACCCGAGGGTCGACGACGAAGGTCTGCCCGGTGATGCTGGCGATCTGGTCGATGAACTCGCGTATGTCCGCGCCCTTGAGGTTGATGGTCCAGCTTTCTTCCTGCTGGTTGGCGCTGGCCGGCGCCTGTTGGATCTGCGCGAGCAGAGGCAGTGGTGCGACGGCCAGGCTGGCGGCGAGGAGGGCGAGGGTCAGTCGGCTTCGGAGAACAGGCATCGGTTCAGTCGCTTTCCATGGGCTGATCGGAGGGCGTTTCCACGGGCAGGGTGCCAGAGGCTTCCATCTGTTCGCGCAGCGCTTGCATGCGCTGGCGCAGTTGTTCGAGGTTGTCCTGGCCGAGTTGATCGAACTGCTGCAGCGGGTCTTCCGTTGCGGCTTCGACCGGCGGGGTATAGCTGTATTGCCCGCTTTGCGAGCGGGGGAAGGTAAGGCTTTCGCGGCGGCCGTTGCGCACCAGTTCGACGCGGTCGGCGTAGACGGCATCGAGGCGCACGCCGTTGTCCACGTCCGTACCGATGGCATAACGCTGGGGGCTCTGACCCTGGCGCTGAATCATCGCGCTGGAGCGCTGCGGGTCGCTGTGCACGAAACTGCCGAGCAAGGTCAGCTGCAGATTGGTGGCTGGCGGTGGGCCACTGTCGGCCTGGCGGGGCGTACCGAACAACTGGGCGATGGGCGCCTGAGCGCGTTGTTCGAGGCCGGGGGCTGCTTGGCTGGGGGGCTGTTCCACTGGGCCGCGCACCAGACGCAACAGTTCGGCGCTCTGCCAGGCCAGGCTGACGCTCAGGGCGATCAGCACGAGCATGCCGATCAGGCTCGGGGCATTGTCCTTGAGCCGCTGGGAAAGGGCCGAGATGGGCAAAAGCATCACTCCGGAAACGACGTTCTAATTCTTCTTATGTGTGCTGGGCGTCGCGCGCTGATCATAGCAGTCTGCGCGCGGTTGGCATCCCCCAAATAGGGTGGGTGTGCTGTTCCTGGCAATGTGTTAGAACCTGCTCACGATCTGCTGCACGTCGGCCCTACTGCGTTAAAAACAGGCTGGAACGCCAGCCCGGTCGGAATGCTCATTTACAGCTCGTAAAGTCGAGCGCGACTCCGACCGCTCCTCGCCTGTTTTTGCGGGGCCGCCATCGGTATTGTATGGCTCTAGCTCGCGAGATCCTGAACAGGTTCTTAAAGATAATTGCATAAACATACAAGAAGACCGTCCTAGAGGTGGCCCATTGGGCCAAAACGGCCAGGTTAGGCTGTAATACCGGGATAAGGTTCTGTTCTAAGGTCACGCATGAACGCTTCGTTGCTCGAAACCCCGCTGCGCCGCCTGCCCTTCAGCTTTGCCAAGCGTCACGGCCTGGTGTTCGTCACGCATGATGGGCGCACCAGTCTGGCCCATCGCGTCGACTGTGACCTGGCCGCGTTGGCCGAGGCCCAGCGTTTCGCCGGGCGCAGCCTGCCGCTGCAGGTGCTAGATGCCCAGGCGTTCGCCCAGGCACTGGGCGCGGCCTATCAACATGACTCCGCCTCCATGCAGCTGGCCGAGGACATCGGTGGCAGTCTCGATCTGGCCTCGCTGGCCGACCAGGTGCCGGAAACCGAGGATCTGCTGGAGCAGGAGGACGATGCGCCGATCATCCGCCTGATCAACGCTATCCTCGGCGAAGCGATCAAGGAAAACGCCTCTGACATCCACCTGGAAACCTTCGAGAAGCGCCTTGTCGTGCGCTTTCGGGTGGACGGCATCCTGCGCGAGGTGCTCGAGCCCAAGCGCGAGCTGGCGGCGCTGCTGGTATCGCGAGTGAAGGTGATGGCGCGCCTGGACATCGCCGAGAAACGCATCCCGCAGGACGGGCGCATTTCGCTCAAGGTCGGAGGGCGCGAGGTGGACATTCGCGTGTCGACGCTGCCGTCGGCCAATGGCGAGCGGGTGGTGCTGCGACTGCTCGACAAACAGGCCGGGCGGTTGTCGCTGCAGCATCTGGGCATGCGCGCCGAGGATCGCGCGCTGATGGAAGAAACCGTGCGCAAGCCGCACGGCATTCTGCTGGTCACCGGGCCCACCGGCTCGGGCAAGACCACCACGCTGTACGCCAGCCTGGTCAGCCTCAACGATCACACGCGCAACATCCTCACCGTCGAAGATCCCATCGAATACCACCTCGAAGGTATCGGTCAGACCCAGGTCAACACCAAGGTGGATATGACCTTCGCTCGCGGCCTGCGCGCCATCCTGCGCCAGGATCCGGACGTGGTGATGGTCGGCGAGATTCGCGACAAGGAAACCGCCGAGATCGCCGTGCAGGCCTCGCTGACCGGCCACCTGGTGCTGTCCACGCTGCACACCAACAGCGCCATCGGAGCCATTACCCGTTTGGTGGACATGGGCGTGGAGCCCTTCCTGCTGTCGTCATCACTGCTCGGCGTGCTGGCCCAGCGCCTGGTGCGCGTGCTGTGCCCGTCATGCAAGGAGCCCTATGCCGCCGATTCGGCCGAATGCGCGTTGCTTGGCGTGCCGGCCAGTTCGCCACCGACCCTGTACCGCGCCCGTGGTTGTGCGCATTGTCATCAGCAGGGCTACCGTGGACGTACCGGCATCTATGAGCTGGTGGTGTTCGACGAAAGCATGCGCTCCCTGGTGCATAGCCGCGCTTCCGAACAGGACATGACCCGTCATGCTCGCACGCTGGGGCCGAGCATCCGCGACGATGGTCGGCGCAAGGTGCTGGAAGGGGTGACCACGGTCGAGGAAGTGCTACGTGTGACGCGAGAGGAATGATGGCGATTGGGATGTTGGCATCGGCTCTTGTAGGAGCGGTTTTAGCCGCGAGTCGTTGTGAATCGCGGCTGAAGCGCAATGCCGCCCAACCGTTCCTATGGGGACAACTGGAGCGATTTGCCGATGGCGGCCTTTGAATATATCGCCCTCGACGGGCGCGGCCGTCAGCAGAAGGGCGTGCTGGAGGCCGACAGCGCGCGCCAGGTGCGTCAGTTGTTGCGCGAGCGCCAGCTGGCGCCGCTGGAGGTCAAGGCCACGCGCAGCCGTGAGCAGGGCAGTGGCGGAGCGCGTCTTAGCTTTGCTCGTGGCCTGTCGGCGCGTGATCTGGCGCTGGTCACGCGGCAGTTGGCGACGCTGATCCAGGCAGCGCTGCCCATCGAAGAGGCGCTGCGTGCGGCCGCCGCGCAATCCACCAACTCGCGTATCCAGGGCATGTTGCTGGCGGTGCGCGCTCGCGTGCTGGAGGGCCACAGCCTGGCCGGCAGCCTCAAGGAGTTTCCCGCCGCCTTCCCCGAGCTGTACCGCGCCACGGTGGCGGCCGGCGAGCATGCCGGGCACCTCGGCCCGGTGCTGGAGCAACTGGCCGACTACACCGAGCAGCGTCAGCAGTCGCGGCAGAAGGTGCAGTTGGCGCTGCTCTATCCGGTGATCCTGATGTGCGCGTCGTTGCTGATCGTCGGCTTTCTGCTCGGCTACGTGGTGCCGGACGTGGTCAAGGTCTTCGTCGATTCCGGTCAGACCCTGCCGGCGCTGACGCGCGGGCTGATCGCCCTCAGTGATTGGGTCAAGGCCTGGGGCCTGGTCGCGTTGGTGGCGCTGGCGCTGGCGGTCTTCGCCTTGCGTGCAGCCCTGCGTGACGAGGCATTCAAGCTACGCTGGCATCGATTCCTGCTGCGCATGCCGCTGATTGGGCGACTGGGTCGCGCCACCGATTGCGCGCGTTTCGCCTCGACCCTGGCCATCCTTACCCGCAGTGGCGTACCACTGGTGGAGGCACTGGCGATTGCTGGTGAGGTGATCGGCAATCGAGTGATCCGTGGCGAGGTCGTGGTGGCGGCGCAGAAGGTGCGCGAAGGCGGCAGCCTGACCCGCTCGCTGGAGGCCACTGGGCAGTTTCCGCCGATGATGCTGCACATGATCGCCAGCGGCGAACGTTCGGGCGAGCTGGATCAGATGTTGGCGCGTACGGCGAAGAACCAGGAAAACGACCTCAGCGCGCAGATCGCCCTGCTGGTCGGGCTGTTCGAGCCGTTCATGCTGGTATTCATGGGGGCAGTGGTGCTGGTGATCGTGCTGGCCATCCTGTTGCCGATTCTTTCTTTGAACCAAATGGTGGGGTAGCTAGGTGAAAAGCAGACTGTTGAAACACGTAGGCGAGGAAGCCAGTGCAAGGCAAAAACAGGCGAGGATCCGGTCGGAGTCGCGTTCGACTTTACGAGCTGTAAATGAGCAGTCCGAGCCTGTTTTTAACGCAGCAATGGCAACGCAGGTAGTGTTTCGACGGTCTGCTAGAAGGCAGGCGGGTTTCACACTTATCGAAATCATGGTGGTAGTGGTGATTCTGGGCATTCTGGCGGCGCTGGTAGTGCCGCAGGTGATGAGCCGGCCGGATCAGGCCAAGGTCACTGCCGCCCAGAACGACATCCGCGCCATCGGCGCGGCGCTGGATATGTACAAGCTCGACAACCACAACTACCCCAGCACCCAGCAGGGCCTGGAAGCGCTGGTGAGCAAGCCGAGCGGCAACCCGCCAGCGAAGAACTGGAACAAGGACGGCTACCTCAAGCGCCTGCCCATCGATCCCTGGGGTAACCCTTATCAATACCTCGCCCCTGGCACCAAGGGCGCCTTCGATCTCTACTCGCTCGGCGCCGACGGCAAGCAGGGCGGCAGCGACCTGAACGCCGATATCGGTAACTGGGATCTCTGACCCGAGCATGATCGGCGTGCCGGCAAAAACGCGCGGCTTCACCCTCATCGAGCTATTGGTGGTGCTGGTGATTCTCGGCAGCCTGATCGGTCTGGCGGTGTTCAGCACCGGCATCGCCGGGCCCGGGCGCGAACTGCGCAGCGAAGCCGAGCGCCTCAGTGGGCTGATTGGCGTGCTGCTCGACGAAGCGGTGCTGGATAACCGTGAGTACGGCCTGAGTTTCACCCGCGAAGGCTATCGAGTCCTGCGTTATGACCCACTGCGTGCCGAGTGGCAGGCCCTCGATCGCCAGGCCCATCGCCTGCCAGAATGGGCCATGCTGGAGTTCGAGGTCGAAGGTGAGGCCCTTAGCCTACCTGTGACGGCCAGTGCCGCCGCGCCGCAGTTGCTGATTCTCTCCAGTGGCGAGCTGACACCGTTTCGCCTGCGCCTGGCCGAACGTCGTCGCGATGGCTTGCGCCTGCAATTGTCCAGCGATGGCTTCGGCCTGCCGCGTGTCGAGGAACTGGGCGCGGGACGTGCCGGATGAGGTCGGCGCGCGGCTTTACTCTGCTCGAGGTACTGGTGGCCCTGGCCATCTTCGCTCTGGTCGCCGCCAGCGTGCTTACTGCCAGCGCGCGCAGTGTCCGTACCGCCAGCCAACTGGAAGACAAGACCCTGGCCATGTGGGTGGCCGACAATCGCCTGACGGAGTTGCAACTGGCCGATACGCCACCGGCCGATGGCCGCGACCAGGGCCAGGTGGAGTTCGCCGGGCGCCGCTGGGTGTGGCAGAGCGAAATCCAGGCCACCAGCGAACCGGCCATGCGCCGAGTGACGCTGTGGGTTGTCGCTGAAGAACGCGGCGTCAGCGGTGATCTGCGTGAGCGGGCGCTGGTGACCCTCAGCGGTTTCCTGGGGGCGCCATGATGCGTAGGAGCGAGCTCTGCTCGCGAATCCGTTCGCTCGCGACGCTCGCTCCAGCCCGTAGGATGGGCCGGGCGGTGCTCCGCTTCAGCCCACCAACAGCGGCCAGCCTTGGTGGGCTAAAGCCCACCCTGCCAACTGGTGACCCTCAGCGGTTTTCTGGGGGGGCCATGATGTGTGGGAGCGCTCAGCGCGGCTTCACCCTGCTGGAGCTGCTGATCGCCATCGTCATCTTCGCCCTGCTGGGCTTGGCCACCTACCGCATGCTCGACAGCGTGCTCAGCGCCGATGCCGTCACCCGTGAACACGAACGCCAGCTGCGTGAACTGACGCGCGCCTTGTCAGCTTTCGAGCGTGACCTGCGCCAGGTGACGGTACGGCCGATTCGCGATGGTTTCGGCGATCCACAACCGGCGCTGCATGGTGATCTGGCCGATGCCACGACGCTGGAGCTGACCCGCGCCGGCTGGCGCAACCCGCTCGGCCAGCCGCGTGCCGAGGTGCAGCGAGTGCGCTGGCAGCTCAGTGGCGAGCAGTGGCAGCGGCGTTACTGGCGTGTGCTGGATCGCGCGCAGGACAGCGCGCCGCAGATCCAGCAGGCGCTCGATGGTGTCGAGTCATTGAGCCTGCGCTTTCTGGACAAGGAGGGGCAGTGGCAGCCCGACTGGCCGCCGGCCAATGCCTCGGGTGATGGGCTGCTCACCGATTTGCCGCGCGCGATCGAGCTGCGTCTGCAGCATCGGCGTTATGGCGAATTGCGCCGCCTGCTGCGCTTGCCGGATCTGCCGGCGGAAAACCGTGATGGTGCCCCGCCGGATGATTCGAATGAGGTGCCGCAGTCATGAGGCGGCAGAATGGGGTGGCCCTGATTACCGTATTGCTGGTGGTCGCCGTGGTGACGGTGGTCTGCGCCGGCTTGATCGCTCGCCAGCAACTGTCGATCCGCAGCAGCGCCAACCAGTTGCACGTGACTCAGGCCTGGCATTACGCGCTGGGGGGCGAGACGCTGGCCAAGGCGATCCTCGAGCGCGACCTGCGCCAGGGCGATCCGCGCCAGCCGGTGGATCATCCGCTGGAGCCCTGGGCTCGGCCGCTGGCGCCGTTCCCGCTGGATGAGGGCGGCGAGCTGCGTGTGCGTATCGTCGACCCCAGCGGTCGTTTCAACCTCAACAGCCTGGTGCGTCAGGGCCGGCCCAACGAGCTGGCGGTGCTGCGTTTGCGCCGTCTGTTGCTGCGCTTGGGGATAGACAAGCCTTATGCCGAGCGCCTGCTGGACTGGCTGGATACCGACAGCGAGCAACAAGGTGGCAATGGCGCCGAGGATGGCCAATACCTGTTGGCGACGCCGCCTTACCGCACGGCCAATCGCGAGATCACAGACGTGTCCGAACTGCGCCTGCTGCTGGAGATGGAGGAAGCCGACTATCGCCGCCTGCAGCCCTTCGTCAGCGCCTTGCCGGGCGAGGCGCTGCTCAACGTCAACACGGCCAGCGCGATGGTGCTCTCCAGCCTGTCCGACGGATTGAGTCCGGATGCGGCTGTGTCGTTGATCGCCGGGCGCGGTGCCGAAGGCTATCCCAGTGCTGCCGCATTCGCTGCTCAGCCTGCACTCGCGGGGCTGGGCGAGCAGGTGGTGCAAGGGCTGGCGGTCGGCAGCCAGTATTTCGAAG
Protein-coding regions in this window:
- the gspE gene encoding type II secretion system ATPase GspE gives rise to the protein MNASLLETPLRRLPFSFAKRHGLVFVTHDGRTSLAHRVDCDLAALAEAQRFAGRSLPLQVLDAQAFAQALGAAYQHDSASMQLAEDIGGSLDLASLADQVPETEDLLEQEDDAPIIRLINAILGEAIKENASDIHLETFEKRLVVRFRVDGILREVLEPKRELAALLVSRVKVMARLDIAEKRIPQDGRISLKVGGREVDIRVSTLPSANGERVVLRLLDKQAGRLSLQHLGMRAEDRALMEETVRKPHGILLVTGPTGSGKTTTLYASLVSLNDHTRNILTVEDPIEYHLEGIGQTQVNTKVDMTFARGLRAILRQDPDVVMVGEIRDKETAEIAVQASLTGHLVLSTLHTNSAIGAITRLVDMGVEPFLLSSSLLGVLAQRLVRVLCPSCKEPYAADSAECALLGVPASSPPTLYRARGCAHCHQQGYRGRTGIYELVVFDESMRSLVHSRASEQDMTRHARTLGPSIRDDGRRKVLEGVTTVEEVLRVTREE
- the xcpS gene encoding GspF family T2SS innner membrane protein variant XcpS; translation: MAAFEYIALDGRGRQQKGVLEADSARQVRQLLRERQLAPLEVKATRSREQGSGGARLSFARGLSARDLALVTRQLATLIQAALPIEEALRAAAAQSTNSRIQGMLLAVRARVLEGHSLAGSLKEFPAAFPELYRATVAAGEHAGHLGPVLEQLADYTEQRQQSRQKVQLALLYPVILMCASLLIVGFLLGYVVPDVVKVFVDSGQTLPALTRGLIALSDWVKAWGLVALVALALAVFALRAALRDEAFKLRWHRFLLRMPLIGRLGRATDCARFASTLAILTRSGVPLVEALAIAGEVIGNRVIRGEVVVAAQKVREGGSLTRSLEATGQFPPMMLHMIASGERSGELDQMLARTAKNQENDLSAQIALLVGLFEPFMLVFMGAVVLVIVLAILLPILSLNQMVG
- the gspG gene encoding type II secretion system major pseudopilin GspG → MATQVVFRRSARRQAGFTLIEIMVVVVILGILAALVVPQVMSRPDQAKVTAAQNDIRAIGAALDMYKLDNHNYPSTQQGLEALVSKPSGNPPAKNWNKDGYLKRLPIDPWGNPYQYLAPGTKGAFDLYSLGADGKQGGSDLNADIGNWDL
- a CDS encoding amidase, translated to MIEVTEVSIAELRAALESGRTTAVELVKAYLARIDAYDGPDTPTRLNAVVVRNPDALKEAEASDARRARGETLGPLDGIPYTAKDSYLVKGLTAASGSPAFKDLVAQRDAFTVERLRAAGAICLGKTNMPPMANGGMQRGVYGRAESPYNADYLPAPFASGSSNGAGTATAASFSAFGLAEETWSSGRGPASNNGLCAYTPSRGVISVRGNWPLTPTMDVVVPYARTMADLLEVLDVVVADDADSRGDLWRLQPWVPIPRASEVRPESYLALAAKADALAGKRLGVPRMFINKDEEAGTSEAPGIGGPTGQRIHTRPTVIALWEAARQALEAAGAEVVEVDFPLVSNCEGDRPGAPTVFNRGIVTPEFLHDELWELSGWAFDDFLRANGDPKLNRLADVDGPQIFPHDPGTLPNREGDLAAGMDEYVNMAKRGIKPWDQIATLPDGLRGLEQIRKIDLEDWMDRLGLDAVLFPTVADVGPADADVNPASADIAWSNGVWVANGNLAIRHQGVPTVTVPMGVMADIGMPVGLTFAGRAYDDSALLQLAAAYESTGNKRQVPPRTPPLG
- the gspJ gene encoding type II secretion system minor pseudopilin GspJ, yielding MMCGSAQRGFTLLELLIAIVIFALLGLATYRMLDSVLSADAVTREHERQLRELTRALSAFERDLRQVTVRPIRDGFGDPQPALHGDLADATTLELTRAGWRNPLGQPRAEVQRVRWQLSGEQWQRRYWRVLDRAQDSAPQIQQALDGVESLSLRFLDKEGQWQPDWPPANASGDGLLTDLPRAIELRLQHRRYGELRRLLRLPDLPAENRDGAPPDDSNEVPQS
- the gspK gene encoding type II secretion system minor pseudopilin GspK, producing MRRQNGVALITVLLVVAVVTVVCAGLIARQQLSIRSSANQLHVTQAWHYALGGETLAKAILERDLRQGDPRQPVDHPLEPWARPLAPFPLDEGGELRVRIVDPSGRFNLNSLVRQGRPNELAVLRLRRLLLRLGIDKPYAERLLDWLDTDSEQQGGNGAEDGQYLLATPPYRTANREITDVSELRLLLEMEEADYRRLQPFVSALPGEALLNVNTASAMVLSSLSDGLSPDAAVSLIAGRGAEGYPSAAAFAAQPALAGLGEQVVQGLAVGSQYFEVFSEVSLGERRVVLRSLLQRSNDGQVSVLARDLGQGGMPPRPIEEEQE
- the gspD gene encoding type II secretion system secretin GspD, whose amino-acid sequence is MPVLRSRLTLALLAASLAVAPLPLLAQIQQAPASANQQEESWTINLKGADIREFIDQIASITGQTFVVDPRVKGQVNVVSSTPLGLSEVYQLFLSVMATHGFSVLTQGDQARIVPNAEAKAEADAGRPAPDRLETRLIQVQHAPVAELIPLIRPLVPQYGHLAAVTSSNALIISDRSANIERIEDLMRQLDQSGAQDFSVVTLQHAWVMDAAEVLNTAIARGQAKGTSATQVVADARTNRLILLGPPDARAKLADLARSLDSPTSRSANTRVIRLRHNNAKSLAETLGEISEGLKNQQTGETTGKQSNILIRADESLNALVLLAEPDLVATLEDIVRQLDVPRAQVMVEAAIVEISGDITDAVGVQWAVDARGSTGGLGGVNFGGTGLSVGTVLQILQSGEVPENTTLPDGAIIGVGSDRFGALITALSANSKSNLLSTPSLLTLDNQKAEILVGQNVPFQTGSYTTDASGAGNPFTTIERKDIGVTLKVTPSINEGATLRLEIEQEISSIAPSTGLNAQAVDLVTNKRSIKSTILADDGQVIVLGGLIQDDVTQATSKVPLLGDIPLIGGLFRSTRDSHIKRNLMVFLRPTVVRDGAGLAALSGKKYSDIRILGDGTNGRPSILPSTPGQLFDGQGAPAVDLRE
- the gspI gene encoding type II secretion system minor pseudopilin GspI; the protein is MRSARGFTLLEVLVALAIFALVAASVLTASARSVRTASQLEDKTLAMWVADNRLTELQLADTPPADGRDQGQVEFAGRRWVWQSEIQATSEPAMRRVTLWVVAEERGVSGDLRERALVTLSGFLGAP
- the gspH gene encoding type II secretion system minor pseudopilin GspH, with translation MIGVPAKTRGFTLIELLVVLVILGSLIGLAVFSTGIAGPGRELRSEAERLSGLIGVLLDEAVLDNREYGLSFTREGYRVLRYDPLRAEWQALDRQAHRLPEWAMLEFEVEGEALSLPVTASAAAPQLLILSSGELTPFRLRLAERRRDGLRLQLSSDGFGLPRVEELGAGRAG
- a CDS encoding type II secretion system protein N is translated as MLLPISALSQRLKDNAPSLIGMLVLIALSVSLAWQSAELLRLVRGPVEQPPSQAAPGLEQRAQAPIAQLFGTPRQADSGPPPATNLQLTLLGSFVHSDPQRSSAMIQRQGQSPQRYAIGTDVDNGVRLDAVYADRVELVRNGRRESLTFPRSQSGQYSYTPPVEAATEDPLQQFDQLGQDNLEQLRQRMQALREQMEASGTLPVETPSDQPMESD